One window of the Desulforegula conservatrix Mb1Pa genome contains the following:
- a CDS encoding protein-export chaperone SecB has translation MSAMAIKKILLPLIVFEINEGFDHSGKSSGDLAFNFDLKVGSNYLEKEKLLAVSVLAETPGAESHIPFRFKVKAVGNFSFDSDPDPALLETLKEVNCPAIIFPYIRECLADLSRRAGLSPINLPLVNFIKHRENARV, from the coding sequence ATGTCTGCAATGGCTATTAAAAAAATACTGCTTCCCCTGATAGTATTTGAGATCAATGAAGGCTTTGATCATTCAGGAAAAAGCAGTGGCGATCTGGCCTTTAATTTTGACCTGAAGGTTGGAAGTAATTATCTGGAAAAGGAAAAACTTCTGGCCGTTTCAGTTCTTGCTGAAACCCCAGGGGCCGAATCCCATATCCCGTTCCGCTTCAAGGTTAAGGCGGTTGGCAATTTTTCTTTTGATTCAGACCCTGATCCGGCGCTTCTTGAAACCTTGAAGGAAGTAAACTGCCCTGCTATCATATTTCCATATATACGCGAATGCCTGGCAGATCTGTCAAGGCGGGCGGGCTTGTCTCCAATTAATCTGCCCCTCGTAAACTTCATAAAGCACAGGGAAAACGCCCGTGTCTGA
- a CDS encoding YidH family protein encodes MSELNDPRVFFAAERTLLAWNRTCLALMAFGFMIERFGMFVEMMFPEKCGQFQRGISFWVGLAFIVISALASLASTFQYRLMLKTLKPSEVPESYWSGLGIAVNIFVALMGICLSVYLLRGVF; translated from the coding sequence ATGTCTGAACTGAATGACCCCCGCGTTTTTTTTGCCGCAGAAAGAACCCTTCTCGCCTGGAACAGAACCTGTCTTGCTCTAATGGCGTTTGGCTTTATGATTGAAAGATTCGGCATGTTTGTGGAAATGATGTTTCCTGAAAAATGCGGACAATTCCAGAGAGGGATATCCTTCTGGGTAGGGCTCGCGTTTATAGTCATTTCCGCCCTGGCGTCTCTGGCTTCCACATTTCAGTACAGACTTATGCTGAAAACCCTGAAACCCTCAGAAGTTCCCGAATCTTACTGGAGCGGCCTTGGAATTGCCGTAAATATTTTCGTAGCTTTGATGGGAATCTGTCTTTCTGTTTATCTTTTGAGGGGCGTGTTCTGA
- a CDS encoding PaaI family thioesterase: protein MTSKAFQDYYPDEFAHCYGCGRLNENGLQIKSYWDGDESVCLFTPEPHFTGGFPGNMYGGLIASLIDCHGAGTASAAKIRELGLSMGEKPSSRFVTASLKVDFIKPTPMGKVIELRGKVTEIKERKVIVNITVSADNLVCAKGEVVMVQIPEKPGN, encoded by the coding sequence ATGACTTCCAAAGCTTTTCAGGACTATTATCCGGATGAATTTGCCCATTGTTACGGTTGCGGCAGACTGAACGAAAACGGCTTACAGATCAAAAGCTACTGGGATGGAGATGAAAGCGTCTGTCTTTTTACTCCTGAGCCTCATTTTACAGGAGGATTTCCCGGAAATATGTATGGAGGACTAATCGCCTCTCTTATAGACTGTCATGGTGCAGGAACAGCATCTGCCGCAAAAATCCGCGAGCTTGGCCTTTCAATGGGAGAGAAACCTTCCTCAAGGTTTGTAACAGCCTCCCTGAAAGTTGATTTCATCAAGCCGACACCCATGGGCAAGGTTATCGAGTTAAGGGGAAAAGTGACTGAAATCAAGGAGCGCAAGGTAATTGTCAATATCACAGTATCTGCTGACAATCTGGTTTGCGCCAAAGGCGAAGTTGTGATGGTTCAGATTCCTGAAAAGCCGGGAAATTAA
- a CDS encoding XRE family transcriptional regulator: protein MNNENWFKDLLYEARDTLEFKLESLEIVLTERILEIMEQKEISRSELAEKLNVSRAAVTKLLKNGSNLTLKRLIGIAFALESEIEIKIEPRHVEKTVYSMDIGFSSGSDSNIYDFARIKQFKADGQTKSINVRTEISFQDLNEEYLNVCNGY, encoded by the coding sequence ATGAACAATGAAAACTGGTTCAAGGATTTGCTATATGAAGCGAGGGATACCCTGGAATTCAAACTGGAATCCCTTGAGATAGTCTTAACCGAGAGAATTCTTGAAATAATGGAACAGAAAGAGATTTCAAGATCAGAACTTGCCGAAAAGCTGAATGTGAGCAGGGCTGCGGTTACAAAACTTTTGAAAAACGGCTCGAACCTTACACTTAAAAGACTCATCGGTATTGCGTTTGCTCTTGAAAGCGAGATAGAGATCAAAATCGAGCCAAGGCATGTGGAAAAAACCGTTTACTCCATGGACATTGGCTTTTCTTCCGGCAGCGATTCCAATATCTATGACTTTGCCAGAATCAAGCAGTTCAAAGCTGATGGGCAGACTAAGTCAATCAACGTAAGAACGGAAATATCTTTTCAGGATCTGAACGAGGAATATCTGAATGTCTGCAATGGCTATTAA
- a CDS encoding type II toxin-antitoxin system RelE/ParE family toxin, with translation MNPQNFFKILFEGPGRTICELIKNGKSTIRPFIEGLEASERNSLLRLIEELGKRDMKNTEKFRHEGDGIFAIKSGQIRIYCFLDSGNLMLLTNGLKKKQNRVRREDVEKACNLRDYYMQQRSGKYEQ, from the coding sequence ATGAACCCACAAAATTTTTTCAAAATTCTTTTTGAAGGCCCAGGCAGAACAATCTGCGAGCTTATAAAAAACGGGAAATCCACCATAAGGCCTTTTATCGAAGGTCTTGAAGCCTCAGAAAGAAATTCCCTTCTTAGGCTTATTGAAGAACTTGGTAAAAGGGACATGAAAAATACTGAGAAATTCAGGCATGAAGGAGATGGCATCTTTGCCATCAAATCTGGCCAGATAAGAATATACTGCTTTTTAGACTCAGGAAATCTCATGCTTCTCACAAATGGCTTAAAGAAAAAACAAAACAGGGTAAGAAGAGAAGACGTGGAAAAGGCCTGTAACCTTCGTGATTACTATATGCAGCAAAGGAGCGGCAAATATGAACAATGA
- a CDS encoding DUF3141 domain-containing protein yields the protein MEPENPFINISGSPGIAGDAYEYCVDTMQRSLIFMDVMRKRGNTYLEHLKQGQPPVLTFDYEMIMDGRELETPVNYSLVKIIDKRSPEHDVIKIKDRRHGVTRRQISAISSKARPIVIIDPRAGHGPGIGGSKRDSEIGIALSEGRPVYFILFYTKPMPGQTLVDVKNAEIKFIEEVVRRHPKSPPPSIIGNCQAGWAAAIVAADRPDIAGPLILNGAPLSYWAGIEGTNPMRYRGGLLGGVWINSFLSDLGNGVFDGANLVSNMEDLNPANTYWSKQYNLYASIDTEEERYLNFEKWWGGFFLLTYEEIHFIVDSLFMGNRLESGSIVMDEKKLDLKNIENPVVVFASKGDNITPPQQALNWIAKVYGSEEEIKRLKKTIIYMIHPHIGHLGIFVAGSVAKKEHKEIIGSIDLIEFLPPGLYEMVIDEKELETSDGRMVGRYEERTIEDILELDDGFEEESDFLPVQYASKFNDNFYRIFISPFVKPFTNDISAEILRQLSPMRFSRYIFADKNPFMFPVRLFAPMARQFRVQADEENMFVMMERWISSMIESSLDLYKDFRDQKHELLFRIIYGNPRVKKALMGKKGAKKVFGATVKDQQKLIDEDRKHWISLMDKGGFEEGFLRIMIAMIGADGVYSRSEFAVSERIIMTHPVLRRIKPVNFRRMLVEQSRILQTDRDMAISSLKNLLPSDSKEREEALKLVSEIILDFEALGHSEKKLAKSIIEVLS from the coding sequence CTCAAGCAGGGACAGCCACCGGTTCTTACTTTTGATTATGAAATGATCATGGATGGCAGGGAGCTGGAAACACCCGTCAACTATTCTCTCGTGAAGATTATAGATAAAAGATCTCCCGAACATGATGTAATCAAAATTAAAGACAGAAGGCATGGTGTCACAAGAAGACAGATTAGCGCCATTTCGTCCAAGGCAAGGCCCATAGTGATCATAGATCCCCGTGCAGGGCATGGCCCCGGCATAGGAGGCTCTAAACGCGACTCTGAAATAGGCATAGCTCTTTCCGAAGGCAGACCTGTGTATTTCATTCTGTTTTACACAAAGCCAATGCCGGGACAGACTTTAGTGGATGTAAAAAACGCTGAAATCAAATTCATAGAAGAGGTGGTCAGAAGGCATCCAAAATCTCCGCCTCCGAGTATAATCGGCAACTGTCAGGCTGGCTGGGCTGCCGCCATTGTTGCAGCAGACAGGCCCGATATCGCTGGCCCTCTGATCCTGAACGGAGCTCCGCTTTCCTACTGGGCAGGCATAGAAGGCACAAATCCGATGCGATACAGAGGCGGACTCCTTGGGGGCGTCTGGATAAATTCATTCCTGAGCGATCTTGGCAATGGAGTCTTTGACGGCGCAAATCTTGTCTCGAACATGGAGGATCTCAACCCGGCCAATACTTATTGGTCAAAGCAGTACAACCTTTATGCGAGTATTGATACAGAAGAGGAACGCTATCTCAATTTTGAAAAATGGTGGGGCGGCTTTTTTCTCCTTACATATGAAGAAATTCACTTCATAGTAGACAGCCTTTTCATGGGGAACAGACTCGAAAGTGGGTCAATAGTAATGGACGAGAAAAAACTTGACCTCAAGAACATTGAAAACCCGGTGGTGGTCTTTGCCTCAAAGGGCGATAATATTACACCGCCCCAGCAGGCGCTGAACTGGATCGCGAAAGTATATGGTTCAGAAGAAGAAATCAAAAGACTCAAAAAAACCATAATATACATGATCCATCCGCATATTGGCCATCTTGGTATTTTTGTGGCAGGAAGTGTGGCAAAGAAGGAACATAAGGAAATCATAGGAAGTATCGACCTTATAGAATTTTTGCCTCCTGGTCTCTACGAGATGGTGATTGACGAGAAAGAGCTTGAAACATCTGATGGCAGAATGGTGGGACGCTACGAGGAAAGAACGATTGAAGATATCCTTGAACTTGATGACGGATTTGAAGAGGAGAGCGATTTTCTTCCGGTCCAGTATGCATCCAAGTTTAACGACAACTTTTACAGGATATTCATTAGTCCTTTTGTAAAGCCTTTTACCAACGACATCAGCGCTGAAATCCTCAGACAGCTCAGCCCCATGAGATTTTCAAGATATATTTTTGCCGACAAAAACCCTTTCATGTTTCCAGTGAGGCTTTTTGCGCCAATGGCAAGACAGTTCAGGGTACAGGCGGATGAGGAAAATATGTTTGTGATGATGGAACGCTGGATTTCTTCGATGATTGAGTCCAGTCTCGATCTATACAAAGATTTCAGGGATCAGAAGCATGAGCTTCTTTTCAGGATTATTTATGGAAACCCAAGGGTCAAAAAAGCCCTTATGGGTAAAAAAGGCGCAAAAAAGGTTTTTGGTGCAACCGTCAAAGATCAGCAGAAGCTTATTGACGAAGACAGAAAGCACTGGATCTCATTAATGGACAAGGGCGGATTCGAGGAAGGTTTCCTGAGGATAATGATCGCTATGATAGGAGCTGACGGAGTTTATTCCAGAAGCGAATTTGCCGTCAGCGAAAGAATCATCATGACTCACCCTGTTCTCAGAAGAATCAAGCCTGTGAATTTCAGAAGAATGCTCGTAGAACAGTCAAGAATTCTACAAACTGACAGGGATATGGCAATTTCTTCTTTAAAGAATCTTCTTCCGTCTGATTCAAAAGAAAGAGAAGAGGCCCTTAAACTTGTGTCAGAAATTATTCTGGATTTTGAAGCACTTGGGCATTCAGAGAAGAAGCTTGCAAAAAGTATTATTGAGGTATTAAGCTAA